A genomic region of Methanofollis fontis contains the following coding sequences:
- a CDS encoding winged helix DNA-binding protein has product MPSIEDEALRIIQSRPEGVLQSELWKLLNIDSRKCSRLVKKLDDAGLIERIEYRDEGIKTYQLKVKQQEADPSLLMAGEELIPCVACELDCVVEQCPLILDWMYELAISEVNE; this is encoded by the coding sequence ATGCCGTCCATTGAAGATGAGGCACTCAGGATCATCCAGTCCCGGCCTGAAGGGGTGCTCCAGAGCGAACTCTGGAAACTTCTGAACATCGATAGCAGGAAATGTTCCCGGCTCGTGAAGAAACTCGACGATGCCGGTCTGATCGAGCGCATCGAATACCGGGACGAGGGGATCAAGACCTATCAGCTGAAGGTGAAACAGCAGGAGGCCGACCCCTCCCTGCTGATGGCAGGCGAGGAGCTGATCCCCTGTGTCGCCTGCGAACTGGACTGCGTGGTCGAGCAGTGCCCCCTGATCCTGGACTGGATGTATGAACTCGCCATCAGCGAGGTCAACGAATAA
- a CDS encoding LSM domain-containing protein — MVNSIVLPVKKVYSLVDSKIVVEIKDEGRSLQGRLIAVDEHLNLHMEETIEYTGDQRGRSLGTVVIRGNNILTISPLI; from the coding sequence ATGGTCAACAGTATTGTTCTGCCGGTGAAAAAGGTATATTCTCTCGTTGATTCCAAAATTGTGGTTGAGATCAAGGACGAAGGGAGAAGTTTACAGGGGAGACTCATCGCAGTCGATGAGCACCTGAATCTCCACATGGAGGAGACGATCGAGTACACCGGCGACCAGAGGGGGCGCAGCCTCGGCACCGTGGTCATCAGGGGTAACAATATTCTGACAATCTCTCCGCTTATCTGA
- a CDS encoding fructose 1,6-bisphosphatase: MIRLSVISIRAGGYPDGLRAHPLLAETAAKMLRAEHGKRIIDSFTTRAGGRIICIVTSDDKTGSLGDEITAACRKTADEIGLNAGAGYEQVDLLIEERDDEEVLVFLTAGAPPHALTPVLCRTCADHFIMPGLRRDPVTAAGFHLRTETGETFALPAESCALLQAVDEGALITAVVRSDGTPAASAGSGPDPVMILRTGKGFPPTVETLGVAAGEGLLPVSLCDMTPVCKKIACLGFSMAKGMLIGPADLYDDPAFMCQR; encoded by the coding sequence ATGATCCGTCTCTCGGTCATATCGATCCGTGCGGGGGGCTACCCGGACGGTTTGCGGGCACACCCACTGCTTGCGGAGACGGCGGCAAAGATGCTCAGGGCAGAGCACGGGAAACGGATCATCGATTCGTTCACGACACGCGCCGGCGGGCGGATCATATGCATCGTGACGTCGGACGATAAGACCGGATCGCTCGGTGACGAGATCACCGCCGCCTGCCGGAAAACGGCAGATGAGATCGGACTGAACGCCGGCGCGGGGTATGAACAGGTGGACCTCCTCATCGAGGAGCGGGACGACGAAGAGGTGCTCGTCTTCCTGACGGCAGGCGCCCCGCCCCATGCACTGACACCGGTCCTCTGCCGCACCTGTGCCGATCACTTCATCATGCCCGGTCTCCGGCGCGATCCGGTCACAGCAGCAGGGTTCCATCTCCGAACGGAGACTGGCGAAACCTTTGCCCTCCCCGCCGAATCCTGTGCCCTGCTCCAGGCGGTGGACGAGGGGGCGTTGATCACCGCCGTCGTCCGCTCCGACGGCACACCGGCAGCATCGGCTGGTTCTGGCCCGGATCCCGTGATGATCCTCAGGACAGGCAAGGGATTCCCCCCGACCGTCGAGACGCTCGGGGTGGCGGCAGGCGAAGGGCTGCTGCCGGTCAGTCTCTGCGACATGACGCCGGTCTGCAAAAAAATCGCCTGTCTGGGCTTTAGCATGGCAAAAGGGATGCTCATAGGGCCTGCAGACCTCTATGACGACCCGGCATTCATGTGCCAGCGGTGA
- a CDS encoding class 1 fructose-bisphosphatase has protein sequence MTTLHDYLESAGCDEGLTTLIELIALQAVPIREAFITHQSYASTENVYGEQQAAMDTWADERITMVLEESGLVRELSSEEQDEIRTFSDAKYDYAVVMDPMDGSSLIQTNLAVGTIVGIYDGGKVLQPGRHQVAALYMLYGPMTTLTITVGKGVYIFALDHTGVYRLLEAEVRMPEGNLYGTGGARPDWTDEHAEFITEIEKEGAKLRYTGSYVADFHQILKYGGIYCYPALKGKPDGKLRLMYEANPIGFIAEQAGGAITNGRQNLLDVEPGTAHQRTPIYVGSMNMIGRVRECFARREA, from the coding sequence ATGACAACGCTGCATGACTATCTGGAGTCTGCCGGATGCGACGAGGGACTCACCACCCTCATCGAACTGATCGCCCTGCAGGCAGTCCCGATCAGGGAGGCGTTCATCACCCACCAGTCCTATGCCAGCACCGAGAACGTCTACGGCGAGCAGCAGGCGGCAATGGACACCTGGGCCGATGAACGGATCACGATGGTACTGGAGGAGTCCGGACTGGTGCGCGAACTCTCGTCCGAGGAGCAGGACGAGATCCGGACGTTTTCAGATGCAAAATATGACTACGCCGTCGTGATGGACCCGATGGACGGATCGTCCCTGATCCAGACGAACCTTGCGGTCGGGACGATCGTGGGGATCTATGACGGCGGAAAGGTGCTCCAGCCCGGTCGGCACCAGGTGGCGGCACTCTATATGCTCTACGGCCCCATGACCACCCTCACCATCACCGTCGGGAAGGGCGTCTACATCTTCGCGCTGGACCATACCGGCGTCTACCGCCTCCTCGAGGCGGAGGTGCGGATGCCGGAGGGGAACCTCTACGGCACCGGCGGCGCCAGACCGGACTGGACCGACGAGCACGCGGAGTTCATCACCGAAATCGAGAAAGAGGGGGCAAAACTCCGGTACACAGGGTCGTATGTCGCCGACTTCCACCAGATCCTCAAATATGGCGGCATCTACTGTTATCCGGCCCTGAAGGGCAAACCGGACGGCAAACTCCGCCTGATGTACGAGGCAAATCCGATCGGCTTCATCGCCGAACAGGCGGGCGGCGCCATCACCAACGGTCGGCAGAACCTGCTCGACGTGGAACCCGGGACCGCCCACCAGCGCACCCCGATCTATGTCGGTTCCATGAACATGATCGGACGGGTCAGGGAGTGCTTCGCACGCAGAGAGGCATGA
- a CDS encoding beta/alpha barrel domain-containing protein, which yields MTAEFTVSVPADVPGEARDTYIENFTLITQGSGRLMLFAGDQKVEHLNDDFYGEGIHEDDADPEHLFRIANEGRIGVFATQIGLVARYGQDYPDIPYLVKLNSKTNLVKTAQKDPLSPRITNVEQVVRLRNQSGLKIAAVGYTIYLGSEFEDAMLREAAEVVFEAHQNGLLTVLWIYPRGSAVKDEKDPHLIAGATGVAACLGSDFVKVNAPKREGATSAELLKEATMAAGRTHVVCAGGSSIDEAKFLKELHEQIHTGGCAGNATGRNIHQKSLEEAVRMCNAISAVTIDNAPLEEALAILKGKN from the coding sequence ATGACTGCGGAGTTTACCGTATCCGTCCCCGCTGACGTCCCCGGCGAGGCAAGGGATACCTATATTGAGAATTTTACCCTGATCACCCAGGGAAGCGGACGGCTGATGCTCTTTGCAGGGGATCAGAAGGTCGAACACCTGAACGACGACTTTTACGGCGAGGGGATCCACGAGGACGACGCCGACCCCGAACACCTGTTCAGGATCGCAAACGAGGGGCGCATCGGTGTTTTTGCGACCCAGATCGGGCTGGTCGCCCGCTATGGCCAGGACTATCCTGATATCCCGTACCTGGTCAAACTCAACTCCAAGACCAACCTGGTCAAGACCGCCCAGAAAGACCCGCTCAGCCCGAGGATCACAAACGTCGAGCAGGTGGTCCGCCTCCGCAACCAGAGCGGCCTGAAGATCGCCGCCGTGGGCTACACGATCTATCTCGGATCCGAGTTCGAGGATGCAATGCTCAGGGAGGCGGCAGAGGTCGTCTTCGAGGCGCACCAGAACGGCCTGCTCACCGTGCTCTGGATCTATCCGCGGGGTTCGGCCGTCAAGGACGAGAAGGACCCGCACCTCATCGCCGGGGCGACGGGCGTCGCCGCCTGCCTGGGATCGGACTTCGTGAAGGTGAACGCTCCCAAGAGAGAGGGTGCCACCTCCGCGGAACTGCTCAAGGAGGCGACAATGGCCGCAGGGCGGACCCATGTGGTCTGCGCCGGCGGGTCGAGCATCGACGAGGCAAAGTTCCTGAAAGAACTCCATGAACAGATCCACACGGGCGGATGTGCAGGCAATGCCACCGGCCGGAACATCCACCAGAAGTCCCTGGAGGAGGCGGTCAGGATGTGCAACGCCATATCGGCCGTCACCATCGACAACGCACCCCTTGAAGAGGCGCTTGCCATCCTGAAGGGGAAAAATTAA